The Methanococcoides methylutens MM1 genome has a window encoding:
- a CDS encoding metal-dependent transcriptional regulator — MDNMTGLELSPRKIEYIKYLFEKGDNVRTTEISAHMGVDPSTITKAINELASSGYVNHVPYRGFSLTEKGEEYAHFLLRRHRILSLMLNHYGLTAEESCAEVARFEAYVSKKAINTICDSMGHPTFGVCGRIEHDSCNLKHSHHETHEE; from the coding sequence ATGGACAATATGACAGGACTGGAGCTGTCACCAAGGAAGATAGAATACATAAAATATCTCTTTGAGAAGGGTGACAATGTTCGCACCACTGAGATCTCCGCCCACATGGGAGTGGACCCCTCTACCATAACCAAGGCTATTAATGAGCTTGCTTCATCCGGATATGTGAACCATGTGCCATACAGGGGTTTCAGCCTTACGGAAAAAGGAGAGGAATATGCACACTTCCTTTTGAGAAGGCATAGGATCCTGAGCCTGATGCTGAACCATTACGGCCTCACTGCAGAAGAATCATGTGCAGAGGTTGCAAGGTTTGAGGCTTATGTATCAAAAAAGGCGATCAACACGATCTGCGACTCTATGGGCCATCCTACATTCGGAGTTTGTGGCAGGATCGAGCATGACAGCTGCAACCTCAAACATAGCCATCACGAAACCCATGAGGAATGA
- the nudC gene encoding NAD(+) diphosphatase, translating into MNTQYRPSFASEELEFHGNENNTEGKALYFPVHMRKILIDSASRPEEYFEYSPEEKVINGTEVIYIGTINGTPCYCFEMEEELCEEDMQYFDLHELYGVIDEEMLGIASRAVQMADFYRTHQYCGICGGTTEYIPKETGMQCHDCAHIAYPRISPAVIVLIERDEHLLMARSRNFPEGIYGLVAGFVEAGETIEHAAHREIREEVGVSVKDLTYFASQPWPFPSSLMIGFTANFAEGEIDIDPEEIEDAAWFHVKDIPKLPQKKSISRALIDHFLDKHATGK; encoded by the coding sequence ATGAACACTCAGTATAGACCTTCTTTTGCCAGCGAGGAGCTGGAATTCCACGGAAACGAGAACAATACGGAAGGAAAAGCACTCTATTTTCCCGTTCACATGAGAAAGATCCTGATCGATTCTGCAAGTCGGCCGGAAGAGTATTTTGAATACAGTCCTGAGGAGAAGGTCATTAATGGAACTGAGGTCATCTATATCGGAACTATTAATGGCACACCATGCTACTGTTTTGAGATGGAAGAAGAGCTATGTGAAGAAGATATGCAATACTTCGACCTTCATGAGCTGTATGGTGTGATCGATGAGGAAATGCTTGGAATTGCCTCAAGGGCAGTCCAGATGGCTGATTTCTACCGCACTCACCAATACTGCGGAATCTGCGGAGGAACTACAGAATATATCCCGAAAGAGACGGGCATGCAATGCCATGATTGTGCCCATATAGCCTACCCCCGAATCAGCCCTGCTGTTATTGTGCTTATAGAAAGGGACGAGCACCTCCTTATGGCAAGGTCCAGGAACTTCCCGGAAGGCATATACGGGCTTGTGGCCGGTTTTGTGGAAGCCGGAGAGACCATTGAGCACGCTGCCCACAGGGAGATCAGGGAAGAGGTCGGCGTTTCTGTGAAGGACCTCACCTATTTCGCAAGCCAGCCATGGCCATTTCCCTCATCACTCATGATAGGATTTACAGCGAACTTTGCAGAAGGCGAGATAGACATCGATCCGGAAGAGATCGAAGATGCAGCCTGGTTCCACGTGAAAGATATCCCAAAGCTTCCGCAAAAGAAGAGCATCTCGCGAGCCCTCATCGATCATTTTCTTGACAAGCATGCAACAGGAAAATGA
- a CDS encoding MgtC/SapB family protein yields the protein MLTFDIGLDPVLYDFLTKAILSLLIGILIGIEREHRRKDQEVFAGVRTFAIVCLSGMLAAYVAEVINIAILQIATALIAASCFVLVYRIYTTSGKLGMTSSIALFSTYLLGVLVSTGRFLFAIIIAVLITLLLIEKKPLHSFAQHLSDEEILNAVQFLVVAFILYPLMPEEPVLGVLNLKSAILIVVLVMFIGFISYISLKKFGTDGGITYSGLFGGFISSEATTAALATMAKNRTSLMDALYIGVLMSNISMIISNTLIALIVDPTASTMLMMLPPQLAMLIITIGIVIIRRKKNDIMTEPLEIGSPFALKPAFRFGAIFTILLVVTSISSEFLGDAGVYASALGGLVSSSAVTASVAALAFSGNVSYTVAAQTAVAAGIISTLNKLVLIRISGSKELYCRSRNTLILIAAIGIAALYLWSLYAGTSLF from the coding sequence GTGCTTACGTTTGACATCGGACTGGACCCTGTACTATACGACTTCCTTACAAAAGCTATACTGTCCCTGTTAATAGGAATACTGATAGGTATAGAAAGGGAACACCGCCGCAAGGACCAGGAAGTCTTCGCAGGTGTGCGCACTTTTGCAATAGTATGTCTTAGCGGAATGCTCGCTGCCTATGTTGCAGAGGTGATAAACATCGCCATACTGCAGATCGCTACGGCACTGATAGCCGCTTCCTGTTTTGTACTGGTTTACAGAATATACACAACAAGCGGCAAGCTCGGAATGACCAGTTCCATTGCCTTGTTCTCGACCTACCTGCTTGGCGTACTGGTATCCACAGGCAGATTCCTCTTTGCCATAATAATAGCTGTGCTTATAACACTCCTGTTGATCGAGAAAAAACCACTTCACTCCTTCGCACAGCACCTCTCCGATGAGGAGATACTCAACGCGGTTCAGTTCCTTGTTGTCGCCTTTATCCTTTATCCGCTGATGCCGGAAGAGCCTGTATTGGGAGTACTGAACCTGAAATCTGCCATACTAATTGTGGTCCTGGTAATGTTCATAGGTTTTATCAGCTACATATCCCTCAAGAAGTTCGGAACGGATGGTGGAATTACATATTCAGGCCTTTTCGGAGGGTTCATAAGCAGTGAGGCGACCACCGCTGCACTTGCAACAATGGCAAAGAACAGGACCAGCCTGATGGATGCATTGTACATCGGAGTATTGATGTCCAATATTTCCATGATAATCAGCAACACCCTGATCGCACTGATAGTTGACCCCACTGCATCCACAATGCTGATGATGTTACCACCACAATTAGCAATGCTCATAATCACGATCGGAATAGTGATCATCCGAAGAAAAAAGAACGACATAATGACCGAACCACTGGAGATCGGTTCACCTTTTGCACTAAAGCCTGCATTCAGGTTCGGTGCGATCTTTACCATCCTGCTTGTGGTCACAAGCATTTCAAGCGAATTCCTTGGTGATGCCGGTGTCTACGCATCCGCCCTTGGAGGACTGGTAAGCAGTTCAGCCGTCACCGCCTCAGTAGCAGCCCTTGCATTCTCAGGGAACGTGTCGTATACGGTAGCTGCACAGACAGCAGTGGCTGCAGGGATCATCAGTACGCTTAACAAACTGGTACTCATAAGAATATCCGGATCAAAGGAGCTATATTGCCGCTCAAGGAATACACTCATACTGATAGCTGCTATAGGAATTGCAGCCCTGTACCTGTGGAGCCTTTACGCAGGCACTTCCTTATTTTAA
- a CDS encoding rhodanese-like domain-containing protein → MIIRQIFTDGIAHSSYLLGGNNTCAVVDPDRDIDVYMDVASEMGWKITHVLETHLHADFISGHMELMERTGAKIVVPASANCIFDSMKVSKGDSFEMEDMVIEVLETPGHTPEHVSYVVTDRSRGEVPVCVFCGDTLFVGDVGRPDLFPGRAEELASKLHDSLHEKLLKLPDHCEVYPAHGAGSLCGRSMAAKRSTTIGYERLYNYALNISDREDFIHSLTENMPKAPDHFSRCSEVNKRGPELLDDLPSLKAIPPADFSKMVEDPDTVVLDIRCYEAFGGRHIPGAYSIDLKSNFATFTGWLLPPDRNILLVSDSPEHASEAAVWLHRVDLDRIIGFLEGGMHAWAMAGLPTEHLCQVSSPELDNMVRDEEEFILVDVRASSEFRSGHIDRAVNIPVEEIRHSYKELDPGAKTLVICGSGHRSSMAASILQQNNFSDVHNVSGGMTGYNAAGFGPDCPLCALPWASSGKGKKDE, encoded by the coding sequence TTGATCATCAGGCAGATATTTACAGACGGAATAGCTCATAGTTCATACCTTCTTGGAGGGAACAATACATGTGCAGTGGTCGATCCGGATCGCGACATCGATGTCTACATGGATGTTGCATCTGAGATGGGCTGGAAGATCACCCATGTCCTGGAAACCCATCTACATGCGGATTTCATCTCCGGCCACATGGAACTAATGGAAAGGACCGGTGCTAAGATAGTGGTCCCGGCTTCCGCGAATTGTATTTTCGATTCCATGAAGGTATCCAAAGGAGATTCATTTGAGATGGAGGACATGGTCATAGAGGTTCTGGAAACCCCGGGACACACGCCGGAGCATGTTTCCTATGTTGTCACTGACAGGTCCCGTGGTGAGGTTCCTGTTTGTGTATTCTGTGGTGATACCCTTTTTGTAGGCGATGTTGGAAGGCCTGACCTGTTCCCGGGAAGAGCAGAGGAGCTGGCATCAAAACTCCATGACAGCCTTCACGAAAAACTGCTGAAACTGCCTGATCATTGTGAAGTATATCCTGCACATGGTGCAGGTTCTCTGTGTGGAAGGTCCATGGCTGCAAAACGCAGTACCACCATCGGTTATGAGCGTCTTTACAATTATGCCCTGAACATCAGTGACCGGGAAGATTTCATCCATTCGCTTACTGAGAACATGCCTAAGGCTCCCGACCATTTCAGCCGTTGCAGCGAGGTCAACAAAAGGGGGCCGGAACTGCTTGATGATCTTCCTTCCCTGAAAGCTATCCCCCCTGCAGATTTCAGCAAAATGGTCGAAGATCCCGACACCGTTGTCCTTGATATCCGCTGCTATGAGGCATTCGGTGGACGTCATATCCCTGGCGCATACAGCATCGACCTGAAGAGTAATTTTGCCACATTCACAGGTTGGTTGCTTCCTCCGGACAGGAACATCCTGCTGGTTTCCGACTCTCCTGAACATGCATCCGAAGCAGCAGTATGGCTACACAGGGTAGATCTTGACAGGATCATCGGATTCCTTGAAGGGGGTATGCATGCATGGGCCATGGCAGGTCTTCCCACAGAACATCTCTGTCAGGTGTCAAGTCCTGAGCTTGACAACATGGTCAGGGATGAAGAAGAGTTTATTCTTGTGGACGTCAGGGCATCTTCCGAGTTCAGATCAGGGCATATCGACAGGGCAGTTAACATTCCTGTAGAAGAGATCAGACATTCTTACAAGGAGCTTGATCCCGGAGCAAAGACTCTGGTGATCTGTGGAAGCGGACATCGCTCCAGCATGGCTGCAAGCATTCTGCAACAGAATAATTTTAGTGATGTCCACAACGTTTCAGGTGGGATGACAGGTTACAATGCTGCAGGCTTTGGTCCGGATTGTCCGTTGTGTGCACTTCCATGGGCGTCTTCCGGGAAAGGGAAGAAGGATGAATAA
- a CDS encoding NifB/NifX family molybdenum-iron cluster-binding protein yields the protein MKIAIPSTEKGGLEDEVELHFGKAATYTIYDSETEEVEVMENTSVHVGGKGLPHELLVKAGVDVVLCSGVGQKIVDLLNKNDIDIFIGADATVQEAIDSWKAGKLYRPKSINVDKDQGLGLTQHSL from the coding sequence ATGAAAATTGCTATACCCAGCACGGAAAAAGGTGGATTGGAAGATGAGGTCGAACTTCATTTTGGAAAGGCTGCCACATACACGATCTATGACAGCGAAACAGAAGAAGTTGAGGTCATGGAGAACACAAGTGTCCATGTGGGTGGAAAAGGATTACCCCATGAACTGCTGGTAAAGGCCGGAGTGGACGTTGTCCTGTGTTCCGGAGTAGGCCAGAAGATCGTGGACCTGCTGAACAAAAATGATATTGACATCTTCATAGGTGCCGATGCTACAGTACAGGAGGCAATTGATTCCTGGAAAGCAGGGAAGTTGTACCGACCTAAGAGCATTAACGTGGACAAGGACCAGGGACTCGGGCTGACACAGCATAGCCTTTGA
- a CDS encoding MBL fold metallo-hydrolase has product MKVTIVYDNEAKPPFRKGWGFSCYIETEDRKILFDTGWDGCALRHNLSELNIPVENIDILVLSHQHWDHIGGLPVILNTSRNLEVFVPASFSEKLKKEISAHSTLHEVTDRCRICNNVFSTGELGNNPKEQSLMLETAKGIFVITGCAHPGLEAIIGAAASEGEVCGIIGGLHDSREYELLEGLEFIGAGHCTSNIDTIKSMFPDTFVPIEAGYSFEI; this is encoded by the coding sequence ATGAAGGTCACCATCGTCTATGATAATGAAGCAAAACCACCTTTCAGGAAAGGGTGGGGATTTTCCTGCTATATTGAGACCGAGGATAGGAAGATACTTTTTGATACGGGGTGGGATGGCTGTGCTTTAAGGCACAATCTGTCGGAATTGAATATCCCTGTCGAAAATATCGATATTCTCGTGCTTTCCCACCAGCACTGGGACCACATAGGTGGTCTGCCGGTGATATTGAACACCAGCAGGAACCTTGAGGTCTTTGTCCCTGCGTCCTTTTCAGAGAAACTTAAAAAAGAGATATCTGCCCATTCCACTTTGCATGAGGTCACCGACAGATGCAGGATATGCAACAACGTCTTTTCTACAGGTGAACTCGGGAATAATCCTAAAGAGCAGTCCCTGATGCTGGAAACAGCAAAAGGTATTTTCGTCATCACAGGATGTGCACACCCGGGACTGGAAGCCATAATCGGAGCGGCAGCTTCAGAAGGAGAGGTCTGCGGCATCATTGGAGGTCTGCATGATAGCAGGGAGTATGAACTTCTGGAAGGACTGGAGTTTATAGGTGCCGGACACTGTACATCGAACATCGATACCATCAAAAGCATGTTCCCGGATACTTTTGTACCTATTGAGGCAGGGTACAGCTTTGAGATCTGA
- a CDS encoding DUF1847 domain-containing protein has translation MKCASCDTRRCREGKDCTPREVQPEYVAEDLDMMKAASKIEANFYMQKTRLEELILFAKEMGYRKLGVAFCLGLGDEARTLCQILEKDFIVESVCCKICGVDKEKYGLDKIREGRETTCNPIAQATMLNRVGTDLNIIVGLCMGHDIMFNKYSEAPVTTFIVKDRVLAHNPAGALYSGYYQRNRFGMGNK, from the coding sequence ATGAAATGCGCATCCTGTGATACAAGAAGATGCAGGGAGGGAAAGGATTGTACTCCAAGGGAAGTGCAGCCTGAATATGTTGCAGAAGATCTTGATATGATGAAAGCAGCCTCAAAGATAGAGGCTAACTTCTACATGCAGAAAACAAGGCTTGAAGAGCTCATCCTTTTTGCGAAGGAAATGGGATACCGCAAACTCGGGGTCGCTTTCTGCCTGGGTCTGGGAGATGAGGCCAGGACTCTCTGCCAGATACTTGAGAAAGACTTCATAGTAGAGTCCGTATGCTGCAAGATCTGTGGCGTGGATAAGGAAAAGTACGGACTGGACAAGATCAGAGAGGGAAGGGAAACAACCTGCAACCCCATTGCCCAGGCAACGATGCTCAACAGGGTGGGAACAGACCTTAACATCATAGTGGGACTCTGCATGGGCCACGACATAATGTTCAACAAGTATTCCGAAGCACCTGTCACGACTTTCATTGTAAAGGACAGGGTCCTTGCACACAATCCTGCAGGGGCACTTTATTCCGGATATTACCAGAGGAATCGTTTCGGAATGGGGAACAAGTGA
- a CDS encoding ATP-binding protein — MKQLVIISGKGGTGKTTITAAIASLAENSIIADCDVDAPNMHLLLEPKVIETFDFHGMDVANIDDEKCSGCNLCIENCNFNAIFPDHSINSCKCEGCGVCEYVCPENAITMVDNPSGTVFSSNTRYGPMVHAELFIGQEASGKLVTSVKEHAMSLAGENGSDLVIYDGPPGTGCPVIATITGADLALIVTEPSVSGIHDLERIIKVTDHFGIPAIVCINKYNINEENTKQIEISCEENGIVVAGKLPYDTIPNRAMIGKKTVIEYADNEFSENLKSIWRTVKAELDATS; from the coding sequence ATGAAACAGCTTGTCATAATAAGCGGTAAAGGCGGGACCGGCAAGACAACCATCACTGCAGCTATTGCATCACTTGCAGAGAACAGTATTATAGCAGACTGTGATGTGGATGCGCCTAACATGCATCTTCTACTTGAACCAAAGGTCATTGAAACCTTCGATTTCCACGGAATGGACGTCGCAAATATAGATGATGAGAAATGTTCCGGCTGCAACCTGTGTATCGAGAATTGCAATTTTAATGCGATCTTCCCGGACCATTCCATAAACAGCTGCAAATGCGAAGGTTGCGGGGTCTGCGAATATGTATGCCCTGAGAATGCCATTACAATGGTAGACAACCCCTCAGGAACGGTCTTCAGTTCAAATACAAGGTATGGCCCGATGGTACATGCAGAACTGTTTATCGGACAAGAAGCAAGCGGTAAACTTGTTACTTCAGTAAAAGAACATGCAATGTCGCTCGCAGGGGAAAATGGTTCCGACCTTGTTATCTACGACGGTCCTCCGGGAACAGGCTGTCCTGTTATAGCTACCATTACCGGTGCTGACCTTGCACTTATTGTCACTGAACCAAGTGTATCAGGCATACACGATCTGGAAAGAATAATAAAGGTCACTGACCATTTCGGAATTCCTGCCATCGTCTGCATCAATAAATATAACATAAATGAAGAAAACACAAAGCAGATCGAGATATCATGCGAGGAAAATGGCATTGTGGTTGCAGGAAAGCTTCCGTATGACACAATACCTAACAGGGCGATGATAGGGAAAAAGACCGTCATTGAATATGCGGACAATGAGTTCTCAGAGAACCTGAAAAGCATCTGGAGAACTGTGAAAGCAGAACTCGATGCAACCTCATAA
- a CDS encoding ATP-binding protein, with translation MKIAIASGKGGTGKTTVAVNLALSLQNAQLMDCDVEEPNCNLFLKREMEPITEVTSIIPEILEENCTYCKKCSEFCRFNAIATLPNKIMTFPALCHSCGGCMMVCPEGAIQECEIVTGIIRKSTTKDQNGPELYEGLLDIGQTMASPVIGEVKKYIDPTRTTIIDAPPGTACPVLTTLEDVDYCILVTEPTPFGLHDLKLAVEVARILKIPHGILINRSGSGDDSVEKYCADEGIEVLMKIPQDTRIARLYSEGIPFVEEMEEWKEKFMQLHNSIKDRYGKREEA, from the coding sequence ATGAAGATCGCAATAGCAAGCGGAAAAGGTGGAACAGGCAAGACCACTGTAGCGGTGAACCTTGCCCTTTCACTTCAGAATGCACAACTCATGGACTGTGATGTTGAAGAACCTAACTGCAACCTGTTCCTCAAAAGGGAAATGGAGCCGATCACAGAGGTAACATCGATCATCCCTGAAATCCTGGAAGAGAACTGCACATATTGTAAAAAATGTTCTGAATTCTGCCGTTTCAATGCGATTGCAACTCTTCCGAACAAGATCATGACATTTCCTGCACTATGCCACAGTTGTGGCGGATGCATGATGGTATGCCCCGAAGGGGCAATTCAAGAATGCGAGATCGTTACAGGCATAATAAGGAAATCAACAACCAAAGACCAAAACGGTCCGGAACTATACGAAGGACTGCTGGATATCGGCCAGACCATGGCATCACCTGTGATCGGAGAGGTGAAAAAATACATCGATCCGACCAGGACAACTATTATTGATGCACCGCCCGGAACCGCATGCCCTGTACTGACCACCCTCGAAGATGTCGATTACTGTATCCTTGTTACTGAGCCCACTCCCTTTGGATTACATGACCTGAAACTGGCGGTAGAAGTAGCCAGAATCCTCAAGATACCACACGGAATACTTATCAACCGAAGTGGAAGCGGTGATGACAGTGTGGAAAAATACTGTGCTGACGAAGGCATCGAAGTCCTTATGAAAATACCTCAGGATACAAGGATAGCACGACTTTACTCAGAGGGAATTCCATTCGTTGAGGAGATGGAAGAGTGGAAAGAGAAGTTCATGCAGCTCCATAATTCTATAAAAGACAGATACGGCAAGAGGGAAGAAGCATGA
- a CDS encoding NifB/NifX family molybdenum-iron cluster-binding protein — MKVCIPSAKSGGLEDLVGQHFGMVPVYTVLDTETDDVQIVENTSQHNGGVGLPPELLSNAGVDIMLCGGLGTKAVNMFSEFGIEVFVGAQGTVEAAISEWKEGNLASPNSENVCQGHDHDHNHQH, encoded by the coding sequence ATGAAAGTATGCATACCTTCTGCAAAAAGTGGTGGATTAGAAGACCTTGTCGGACAGCACTTTGGAATGGTCCCGGTATATACAGTACTTGACACCGAAACAGATGATGTCCAGATCGTAGAGAACACAAGCCAGCACAACGGCGGCGTGGGATTGCCACCTGAACTGCTATCAAATGCAGGCGTCGATATAATGCTCTGCGGGGGACTTGGAACAAAAGCTGTCAACATGTTCTCAGAATTCGGGATAGAGGTTTTCGTTGGAGCTCAGGGAACAGTAGAAGCAGCTATTTCAGAATGGAAAGAAGGAAACCTTGCAAGTCCGAACAGTGAGAATGTCTGCCAGGGACACGACCACGACCATAATCACCAGCACTGA
- the mtbA gene encoding methylcobamide:CoM methyltransferase MtbA has translation MSEYTQKERLVRVLQGEKVDRMPAVCVTQTGTVDQMEAIDVFWPEANYDAAKLAALAEAGHTVVGFEAIRVPFDITAEAEFFGCGIKDGTKVQQPSVISHVVKSLDDLKQFEGFDVADPAKRTSIVLEAIKILKEKYEDEVPIIGSMIGPFSLAQHLTGDSWFMDIMTKQEYGLEVMEFATDFSIKYALAQVEAGASVFSIIDPTASYQLIGGDFYKMFVVPFHQKLIDALHEKGVPSVLHICGDTTEGLAIMETCGVDAISVDQNVNAATAVTKVEKALIVGNLDPVNCLWNQSAEFVKTESERVLKELDGKGLLAPGCGTVSQTPTENLQAMIEVAKSWTY, from the coding sequence ATGTCCGAATACACACAGAAGGAAAGATTAGTCCGCGTATTACAGGGAGAGAAAGTTGACAGGATGCCAGCTGTCTGTGTCACACAGACCGGAACAGTAGACCAGATGGAAGCAATCGACGTATTCTGGCCAGAAGCAAACTACGATGCTGCAAAGCTTGCTGCACTCGCAGAAGCAGGTCACACAGTTGTCGGTTTCGAAGCAATCCGTGTCCCATTCGACATCACCGCAGAAGCAGAGTTCTTCGGCTGTGGCATCAAGGACGGTACAAAGGTACAGCAGCCATCCGTCATCAGCCACGTTGTAAAAAGCCTTGACGACCTCAAGCAGTTCGAAGGATTCGATGTTGCAGACCCAGCAAAGAGAACTTCCATCGTCCTCGAAGCAATCAAGATCCTCAAAGAGAAGTATGAAGATGAAGTCCCAATCATCGGAAGTATGATCGGTCCTTTCTCACTCGCACAGCACCTCACCGGAGACTCCTGGTTCATGGACATCATGACAAAGCAGGAATACGGTCTTGAAGTAATGGAATTCGCAACAGACTTCTCCATCAAGTACGCACTCGCACAGGTAGAAGCAGGCGCAAGCGTATTCTCAATCATTGACCCAACAGCAAGCTACCAGCTTATTGGCGGAGACTTCTACAAGATGTTCGTAGTACCATTCCACCAGAAGCTCATTGACGCACTTCACGAGAAGGGCGTACCATCCGTACTCCACATCTGTGGTGACACAACAGAAGGTCTTGCAATCATGGAGACCTGCGGTGTAGACGCAATCAGTGTCGACCAGAACGTTAACGCAGCAACAGCAGTCACAAAGGTCGAGAAAGCACTCATCGTCGGTAACCTTGACCCAGTCAACTGCCTCTGGAACCAGAGCGCAGAGTTCGTCAAGACAGAATCTGAGAGAGTACTCAAAGAGCTCGATGGCAAGGGACTTCTCGCACCTGGCTGCGGTACAGTAAGCCAGACCCCAACCGAGAACCTCCAGGCAATGATCGAGGTCGCAAAGAGCTGGACTTACTAA
- the pylD gene encoding 3-methylornithyl-N6-L-lysine dehydrogenase PylD translates to MALLTPEDLEDLLNKLNANNDIIKGATGEDISQICEEAYGTKPGNQKVGIVPITAGNGIIGNFSASLLAITEYFGLEGFITEHPDMTGYYEAVAGGADIILMADDHIFIAHNLSNGKIATNHICTGVIYSEIASRYKHADSKDVLVIGLGRVGYAGASHLVKKGFNVYACDPNTEFMNKAIEELGVNAFDIEKPRKFSMVFEATPNANTISEGMIAERCLVSTPGIPCALPDDLVEKYDIDLVMEPLVIGVAAMLYSIF, encoded by the coding sequence ATGGCATTATTAACACCTGAAGATCTGGAAGACCTGCTGAACAAGCTTAACGCGAACAATGATATTATAAAAGGAGCTACCGGAGAGGATATCTCACAGATATGTGAGGAAGCCTATGGCACAAAACCCGGAAACCAGAAAGTGGGAATTGTACCCATCACTGCTGGCAACGGTATCATTGGTAACTTCTCAGCATCCCTGCTTGCAATAACCGAATATTTCGGACTTGAAGGTTTTATCACCGAACATCCGGACATGACAGGATATTATGAGGCAGTTGCAGGTGGTGCGGACATCATACTGATGGCAGACGATCATATCTTTATTGCACACAACTTAAGCAATGGTAAGATCGCAACAAACCATATATGCACCGGCGTGATCTACTCAGAGATAGCTTCAAGATACAAGCACGCTGATTCAAAGGACGTTCTGGTCATCGGTCTTGGACGTGTGGGATACGCAGGCGCATCACACCTTGTGAAAAAGGGATTCAATGTGTATGCATGCGACCCGAACACCGAGTTCATGAACAAAGCTATCGAAGAGCTGGGCGTCAACGCCTTTGACATTGAAAAACCAAGGAAGTTCTCCATGGTATTTGAGGCAACCCCAAATGCAAACACGATATCAGAAGGAATGATCGCAGAAAGATGTCTGGTATCAACCCCGGGCATCCCGTGCGCCCTGCCGGACGACCTTGTGGAGAAATACGATATTGACCTTGTCATGGAACCACTGGTAATTGGTGTTGCAGCAATGCTCTATTCAATTTTTTAA